The following coding sequences are from one Rutidosis leptorrhynchoides isolate AG116_Rl617_1_P2 chromosome 11, CSIRO_AGI_Rlap_v1, whole genome shotgun sequence window:
- the LOC139876523 gene encoding ammonium transporter 2: MRAYEPHLPGVPEWLNKGDNAWQMTASTLVGLQSMPGLVILYASIVKKKWAVNSAFMALYAFAAVLICWVLLCYRMAFGDELLPFWGKGGLALGQKYLIRQAEVPKSTHYYKNGSVESPKNEPFYPMATLVYFQFTFAAITMILLAGSVLGRMNIRAWMAFVPLWLVFSYTVGAFSLWGGGFLYHWGVIDYSGGYVIHLSSGIAGFTAAYWVGPRLKGDRERFPPNNILLMLAGAGLLWMGWSGFNGGAPYAANIAASVAVLNTNICAATSLLVWTTLDVVFFGKPSVIGAVQGMMTGLVCITPGAGVVQSWAAIVMGILSGSIPWFTMMILHKKSFWLQKVDDTLGVFHTHAVAGLLGGLLTGLLAEPTLCSIVLPVTGSRGAFYGKNGGTQFLKQIVAALFVIGWNLISTTIILLFIQVFIPLRMPDHELMIGDDAVHGEEAYALWGDGEKYDPTRHGSIFGAAETMPENGAARGVTINL, encoded by the exons ATGCGGGCATACGAACCACACCTACCGGGTGTCCCCGAATGGCTAAACAAAGGGGATAACGCATGGCAAATGACAGCATCTACACTAGTCGGGCTTCAAAGCATGCCCGGACTGGTGATCCTGTACGCGTCCATTGTCAAAAAGAAATGGGCAGTTAACTCAGCGTTCATGGCCCTTTATGCATTTGCAGCCGTTCTCATATGTTGGGTCCTACTCTGCTACCGTATGGCTTTCGGTGACGAGTTGTTGCCTTTTTGGGGAAAAGGTGGACTAGCGTTGGGTCAGAAATACCTTATACGACAAGCCGAGGTGCCGAAAAGCACTCATTATTACAAAAATGGTAGTGTTGAAAGTCCAAAAAATGAACCGTTTTATCCGATGGCTACACTTGTGTACTTTCAGTTCACTTTTGCAGCTATTACTATGATTTTGCTTGCTGGTTCTGTTCTTGGTAGGATGAATATTAGGGCTTGGATGGCTTTTGTTCCATTGTGGTTGGTTTTTTCGTACACCGTTGGTGCGTTTAGTTTGTGGGGTGGCGGTTTTTTGTATCATTGGGGTGTTATTGATTATTCAGGTGGTTATGTAATTCATCTATCATCTGGGATTGCCGGTTTTACTGCAGCTTATTGG gTTGGACCGAGATTAAAAGGCGATAGGGAAAGGTTTCCTCCAAACAATATATTGTTGATGCTTGCCGGGGCAGGATTACTATGGATGGGATGGTCTGGATTTAACGGAGGAGCACCGTATGCAGCCAACATTGCGGCATCTGTAGCCGTATTAAACACAAATATTTGTGCGGCTACAAGTCTTCTAGTATGGACCACTCTTGATGTGGTTTTTTTTGGAAAACCGTCTGTTATTGGAGCTGTTCAAGGCATGATGACAGGTCTCGTCTGTATTACACCCGGAGCAG GGGTGGTCCAATCATGGGCGGCGATTGTGATGGGAATACTTTCCGGTAGCATTCCATGGTTCACCATGATGATCCTCCACAAAAAATCATTTTGGCTTCAAAAG GTTGACGACACGTTGGGTGTGTTTCACACGCACGCCGTAGCTGGTCTATTGGGAGGATTGTTAACGGGTCTACTAGCCGAACCAACCCTATGCAGCATAGTTTTGCCTGTAACTGGTTCAAGAGGTGCATTTTATGGTAAAAATGGAGGAACACAATTTCTAAAACAAATAGTAGCCGCCTTATTTGTGATCGGATGGAACCTTATATCAACAACCATTATTCTTCTGTTCATTCAAGTATTTATTCCGTTACGAATGCCTGATCACGAGTTGATGATTGGTGATGATGCTGTTCATGGAGAAGAAGCATATGCATTGTGGGGTGATGGTGAGAAATATGATCCAACCCGACATGGGTCGATATTCGGAGCAGCAGAGACGATGCCGGAAAATGGTGCAGCTAGAGGAGTTACTATTAACTTATAG
- the LOC139875667 gene encoding uncharacterized protein, whose translation MPKLELHRLKTLWGNYSFDYAISISRGFSGGLISIWDPNSFVKSSLWCHANYIIEKGKWIMSGLECYMINVYAPQNFNDKSILWGRLLDFMNSNPGCYIVFGDFNSVRHEDERFGSEYFPHDASIFNNFIEDAGLIDLPLCGRNFTWMNKFDTKMSRLDRIFITQHVADVHSDLKLKPLCRRWSDHLPLLLVEDHADYGPIPFKYFNSWTHRETFTDFITCEWNQMEAVLQFHSKLKLLKSKLKIWIIEKRTVESHRKYITQQKLDEIEFRMDNGTVSEDDRSERTNLFKELESLQIIEESDFFQKSRIKWDMEGDKNSKFFHRILKKKRFKHAIQGIFIDGIWVSNLTFVKKAFFDYFKLKFEHTSAFRSISSQ comes from the coding sequence ATGCCTAAGCTTGAACTTCATCGTCTTAAGACTCTTTGGGGTAATTACTCTTTTGATTATGCTATATCTATTTCAAGAGGTTTTTCAGGTGGTTTGATTTCCATTTGGGATCCTAATAGTTTCGTTAAAAGTAGTTTATGGTGTCATGCTAACTACATTATTGAGAAGGGTAAGTGGATCATGTCAGGTTTGGAGTGTTATATGATTAATGTGTATGCACCTCAAAATTTCAATGACAAATCAATTCTATGGGGTAGATTACTTGATTTTATGAATTCCAACCCGGGTTGTTATATAGTGTTTGGTGATTTTAATTCAGTGAGACATGAAGATGAAAGATTTGGTTCAGAATATTTTCCACATGATGCATCTATTTTTAATAATTTCATTGAAGATGCAGGGCTAATTGATCTTCCATTATGTGGAAGGAATTTTACATGGATGAACAAGTTTGACACCAAGATGTCTCGTTTAGATCGGATCTTTATTACACAACATGTTGCTGATGTACATTCTGATCTTAAACTAAAACCATTATGTAGAAGATGGTCTGATCATTTACCTCTTCTTCTTGTTGAAGATCATGCTGATTATGGGCCAATACCTTTTAAATATTTTAACTCATGGACACATAGAGAAACGTTTACAGATTTCATTACATGCGAATGGAATCAGATGGAGGCTgtcttacaatttcattctaaactcAAACTTTTGAAGTCCAAATTAAAGATTTGGATTATAGAAAAAAGGACTGTTGAATCTCATAGAAAGTATATTACTCAGCAAAAACTAGATGAGATTGAATTTAGAATGGATAATGGCACTGTTTCAGAAGATGATAGAAGTGAAAGAACTAATCTTTTTAAGGAGTTGGAATCGTTGCAAATTATTGAAGAATCGGATTTTTTTCAAAAGTCTCGAATAAAATGGGATATGGAAGGTGATAAAAACTCAAAATTCTTCCATCGAATCCTTAAGAAGAAAAGATTCAAACATGCCATTCAAGGAATTTTCATCGATGGTATTTGGGTTAGTAATCTCACCTTTGTAAAGAAAGCTTTTTTTGATTACTTTAAACTCAAGTTTGAGCATACTTCTGCCTTTCGATCTATTAGTTCACAATAA